The stretch of DNA ACTGCCTTTGAGCACGGAGTAAAAAAAATAATTCCGGTTTCCACTTTAGAAGAAGCTTTTGAATACAAAAAACAAGGCTTCTTAGTTGCAGCTGAACGTGATGGTTCTATTGTTGAAGGTTTTAATTTAGGTAACTCTCCTTTTAGTTACATGGATGAAGCCATCAAAGACAAAACAATTGTACTTACCACAACCAATGGAACTAAAGCAATTAATGCAGCCAAAAATGCGCATAAAGTAGCCATCGGATCATTTTTAAATTTAAACACTTTAGCTGAGTGGCTTTGTGAACAAGAACGTAATGTTATTTTGTTATGTGCCGGCTGGAAAGATAAATTTAACATGGAAGATAGTTTATTTGCTGGAGCTTTAGCAGAACAATTATTAATTACCAAAAAGTTCACATCTGATTGCGATTCAGCGCGTGCATCGGTGCATTTGTGGAATTTTGCATCGGAAGATTTATATCCTTTTTTGCGAAATTCTTCGCACCGCAATCGATTAGGGCGTCTCAATCTCGATAAGGATATTCGTTACTGCCTTACGCCCAATCAAACCTTTTGCATTCCTGTTTTAGAAGAAGGAGTTCTTATTAAGTTAGAAAAAGATTTAGCCTAATTAACTCATGAAAACTAAAACCCATGTGCTAGTATTGTTGCTGTTGATAGGAGTTTTTTCTACGCATCAACTTTATTCATGGGGATTTTTTGCGCACAAAAGAATTAATCGAATGGCAGTGTTTACGCTTCCACCCGAAATGATTACATTTTACAAAAAGCACATCGAATACATCACCGATCATGCAACCGACCCTGACAGCCGACGAAATGTGGTTGCTGAAGAAGCTGCCCGGCATTATATCGATTGCGATCATTATGGTGCTCATCCTTTTGATAGTATTCCCACATTTTGGAAAGCAGCTGTTAGTAAATACAGTGAAGATACGCTCAAAGCCTATGGCATCGTTCCTTGGCACATTGAAGTAATGATGTATCGCTTAACTGATGCGTTTAAACAAGGTAATATCGATCGTATTTTAAAACTATCGTCCGAAATAGGACATTATATCGGCGACTCGCATGTACCCTTGCATACTACCGAAAATTACAATGGACAATTAACCGGACAACGCGGAATACATGGCTTTTGGGAAAGTCGAATACCCGAACTAAAAGCCGAGAGTTACGACTATTTTGTGGGACGTGCCGAGTATATTGATAACCCATTAAAAAAGGCCTGGGAAACAGTAAAAGTAAGCTTCTCGGAAAAAGACTCGGTATTGCTGCTAGAAGCCGATTTGAGTAAAAAAATACTCGGCGATAAAAAATACAGCTTCGAAAGTCGTGGTTCAACTACCATTAAAGTTTACTCCGAAGAATATACAACAGCTTACGATAATTTACTTAATGGAATGGTTGAACGACGCATGATGGCTAGCATTATTACTGTTGGAAGCATGTGGTATACTGCCTGGGTAAATGCCGGACAACCCAATCTCGACCGTCTTGAAACAAAAGAAGTTTCTGATTCACTGCGAAAAGCAAATGAAGCTGAAGAATATTTATGGAAACATGGTAAACCGCTTGAATCAGTAAAAGGACATACTGATTAATTAACATTAAAATTACTGCACTCATGAAACTAAAAAGATCCTTATTAGTTGCGCTAGTGATGATTGCTAACGCTGTATTTTCACAACAATTTTGCACCCATACCGGTATAGATATCGCCAATGAATATCCCCGCGATTTAATTCAAACCTTTGATGGAGGTTATGCGCTAACAGGTAAATCTGATTCAAATTTTACTAGCCGTGCATTTATTCAAAAATATACTGCTCAAGGTGTATTGAGTTGGACAAAAGTTGTTCGCAGCAACTTTTCCTGTGACTCCTATTCGATTGTACAAACAGCCGATAGCGGACTATTACTGAGTGGTTATGTAAACAATGGATCTGCCGGAGGTAATTATGAAATATTATTAGTTAAATTCTCCGCTGCTGGTAATTTACTTTTTAGTAAACGAATTGGAAACACAGGTTCTTCAAGCGATGAATCAAGTTATGCATCAGCTTTATGTCCCGATGGAAATCTCGTAATTGCTTGTCAAACGAATAAAAACACCAATTCAGCAATTGATATTCTTGTGATAAAAATCTCCGCCAGCGGAAACATCATTTGGGCAAAAGACTATATCGATGCATATTTTGCCGAAGTTCCAACCGCTATTAAATGCGATCAGGCCGGTAATATCTTGGTAAGTGGCTATTTGATTCCTGCAATTACAAGTAATCCGATGTTTTACAACATGTTTTTAATTAAACTCAATCCTATTGGTAAGGTAATATGGGCACAAACCTTCGGAGGCAGTCAATTTGACCAAGCGAACTCTTTAGCTATACTTAATAATTATGAAGGTTATGCTATTTGTGGTAGGACTTTATCTTACGGTTCGCCCATTGGCCAAGAGCCTGCCTACATTTGTGTGATGGATACAGCTGGCATTGTAAAGTGGTCTAGAACATTTGGGTTAACTACCTTTAATTTGATTGAATTTAACGACCTTGCAATTACTGCCAACAATGAATTGATTGCATGTGGATTAATTCAAAATTTGAACGGTATTGATCTTTCGCTAGTAGTGAAATATTCAGCAAATGGAACTAAACTTTGGGATGTTACTTACAATGACTTCCAACCTTATTTATCTCGATTTACCAATATTGTTCATTTAGGAAATGTACCTGCTGAATTTGTTGTTTGTGGTAAAACCAATCAATTTAATTTTTCCGACAACGTTTCCTTTTCTTCCATGGACATGTATGGGTACAATTGCTGCTTCTTGGATACTATTACCGGTTTTGTTGAAGATAGTGGCTTTGTTTCAACTCCTTGGAATTTAACTGATAGTTCTACTACCACTATAGCCAACAATGGTTCTATCGGCCAGATTCACGGCGCAGGCATTACTTATAGCTATTGTATTAGTACCGGCATTAATCAACATGCAAATTATACAGAATTTAGTATTTCTCCCAATCCGGCTAATAATCAAATTACTGTAAAATTTTCAAGAGAAATATCGTCAACATCCACACTAACAATACAGACTACACTTGGCAAATTAGTTTTATCCAAAACTTTATCTGCCGGGCAACTTGAGCAAAACATCGAATTGATTGAATTAGCAAAAGGCCTGTACTTTATTCAAGTTGAAGAAAGTAATGGTATAAAACATTTTCAAAAGCTATTGAAGCTTTAAGAACTACACTATGAAAAAAATATTAATCGCCAATAGAGGTGAAATTGCAGTAAGGGTAATGCGCACTTGCAAGGAAATGGGTATAAAAACGGTAGCTGTATATTCTGAAGCAGATCGAACCAGTCCACATGTGAAATATGCCGACGAAGCCGTTTGTATTGGTCCACCGCCATCG from Bacteroidota bacterium encodes:
- a CDS encoding T9SS type A sorting domain-containing protein; amino-acid sequence: MKLKRSLLVALVMIANAVFSQQFCTHTGIDIANEYPRDLIQTFDGGYALTGKSDSNFTSRAFIQKYTAQGVLSWTKVVRSNFSCDSYSIVQTADSGLLLSGYVNNGSAGGNYEILLVKFSAAGNLLFSKRIGNTGSSSDESSYASALCPDGNLVIACQTNKNTNSAIDILVIKISASGNIIWAKDYIDAYFAEVPTAIKCDQAGNILVSGYLIPAITSNPMFYNMFLIKLNPIGKVIWAQTFGGSQFDQANSLAILNNYEGYAICGRTLSYGSPIGQEPAYICVMDTAGIVKWSRTFGLTTFNLIEFNDLAITANNELIACGLIQNLNGIDLSLVVKYSANGTKLWDVTYNDFQPYLSRFTNIVHLGNVPAEFVVCGKTNQFNFSDNVSFSSMDMYGYNCCFLDTITGFVEDSGFVSTPWNLTDSSTTTIANNGSIGQIHGAGITYSYCISTGINQHANYTEFSISPNPANNQITVKFSREISSTSTLTIQTTLGKLVLSKTLSAGQLEQNIELIELAKGLYFIQVEESNGIKHFQKLLKL
- a CDS encoding S1/P1 Nuclease — protein: MKTKTHVLVLLLLIGVFSTHQLYSWGFFAHKRINRMAVFTLPPEMITFYKKHIEYITDHATDPDSRRNVVAEEAARHYIDCDHYGAHPFDSIPTFWKAAVSKYSEDTLKAYGIVPWHIEVMMYRLTDAFKQGNIDRILKLSSEIGHYIGDSHVPLHTTENYNGQLTGQRGIHGFWESRIPELKAESYDYFVGRAEYIDNPLKKAWETVKVSFSEKDSVLLLEADLSKKILGDKKYSFESRGSTTIKVYSEEYTTAYDNLLNGMVERRMMASIITVGSMWYTAWVNAGQPNLDRLETKEVSDSLRKANEAEEYLWKHGKPLESVKGHTD
- a CDS encoding 2-phosphosulfolactate phosphatase is translated as MAYNVQVCFSPASFPLFRDDEAIVVVIDVLRATSAICTAFEHGVKKIIPVSTLEEAFEYKKQGFLVAAERDGSIVEGFNLGNSPFSYMDEAIKDKTIVLTTTNGTKAINAAKNAHKVAIGSFLNLNTLAEWLCEQERNVILLCAGWKDKFNMEDSLFAGALAEQLLITKKFTSDCDSARASVHLWNFASEDLYPFLRNSSHRNRLGRLNLDKDIRYCLTPNQTFCIPVLEEGVLIKLEKDLA